A genomic segment from Salvia splendens isolate huo1 chromosome 13, SspV2, whole genome shotgun sequence encodes:
- the LOC121762146 gene encoding uncharacterized protein LOC121762146, which translates to MAPNHSGVNLNAEEKKKWAELSQLPYRVARYPCPITIRRLGIEQCFNELCEEGQLNGLFMAQRNPSYQRLTLEFLSTLDVIMNRREIVAIKFRMRNAEYTVTMAQFKEIFGFSGEVYREPFNFSHNANDFWKAITTVDDNFAANRAKGSLIRNPALRLLQKACVCYPFARHEHGSVQRDELFLLWTILHKEAPLNLGHFMIKHLERASKKKTGTLCVGAVVSAIALHLGVSTRGLVADIGDNLMDFGFLRRTRLVGVDQRGQIYLIQRAADHYPLPDTVNTYVNGPFHKENWKMKAAVHEQVTAVNPRNLQFRDVSPSSSVDEAPHMGFPEIEMGDEQNEEENEEEGEDQPTYQGGDEAGTSTQRTRSRQERQEEDYGSINERLTRMELRQQEYWVQNEARWDQFETNWTQFTDFNNAQWANINARFDEFRGQWQHPPPPPQ; encoded by the coding sequence ATGGCGCCCAACCACTCTGGAGTTAATTTGAATGccgaagagaagaagaaatgggCCGAACTCTCACAACTACCCTACCGGGTAGCTAGATATCCATGCCCTATCACAATCCGACGGTTGGGCATTGAGCAGTGCTtcaatgagctatgtgaagagGGGCAACTAAATGGGCTCTTCATGGCACAGAGGAACCCCTCCTATCAGAGGCTTACACTGGAGTTCTTGTCTACCCTTGATGTAATCATGAACAGGAGGGAGATAGTTGCCATCAAGTTTCGTATGAGGAATGCTGAGTACACAGTGACGATGGCACAATTCAAGGAGATCTTTGGATTTTCAGGGGAGGTGTATAGAGAGCCGTTTAACTTCAGTCACAATGCGAATGACTTCTGGAAGGCCATCACTACCGTTGATGACAACTTCGCCGCCAACAGGGCAAAGGGTTCTCTCATTAGGAACCCAGCCTTGCGCTTACTCCAGAAGGCGTGTGTATGTTACCCCTTCGCTCGTCATGAGCATGGGAGTGTGCAGAGAGACGAGCTCTTCCTGTTATGGACTATTTTGCACAAGGAGGCTCCCTTGAATTTGGGCCACTTCATGATCAAACATCTTGAGAGGGCTTCGAAGAAGAAAACCGGCACACTCTGTGTCGGTGCGGTTGTGTCAGCTATTGCACTCCATCTGGGAGTGTCGACGAGGGGCTTGGTCGCCGACATTGGTGACAACTTGATGGACTTCGGCTTTCTGAGAAGAACAAGGCTGGTCGGAGTGGACCAACGAGGGCAGATATATTTGATACAGAGGGCAGCAGATCATTACCCCCTCCCGGACACCGTCAACACCTATGTGAACGGTCCTTTCCACAAGGAAAACTGGAAGATGAAGGCTGCGGTCCACGAACAAGTCACGGCGGTGAATCCGCGGAACTTGCAATTTAGGGAtgtgagcccgagctcgagtgTTGATGAAGCGCCCCACATGGGCTTTCCCGAGATCGAGATGGGGGACGAgcagaatgaagaagaaaatgaggagGAAGGTGAGGATCAACCGACCTACCAAGGGGGAGATGAAGCCGGGACAAGCACGCAGAGGACACGAAGCCGACAAGAGCGACAAGAGGAGGACTACGGCTCGATCAATGAGAGGTTGACACGGATGGAGTTGCGTCAGCAGGAATATTGGGTCCAGAATGAAGCGCGATGGGACCAGTTCGAAACCAACTGGACCCAATTCACTGATTTCAACAATGCACAATGGGCCAACATCAATGCCCGATTCGATGAATTCCGTGGCCAGTGGCAGcatccgcctcctcctccgcagTGA